From a single Triplophysa rosa linkage group LG1, Trosa_1v2, whole genome shotgun sequence genomic region:
- the tpma gene encoding tropomyosin alpha-1 chain isoform X1, producing MDAIKKKMQMLKLDKENALDRAEQAEADKKGAEDRSKQLEDDLVALQKKLKGTEDELDKYSEALKDAQEKLELAEKKATDAEGDVASLNRRIQLVEEELDRAQERLATALQKLEEAEKAADESERGMKVIENRALKDEEKMELQEIQLKEAKHIAEEADRKYEEVARKLVIVEGELERTEERAELNESKCSELEEELKTVTNNMKSLEAQAEKYSQKEDKYEEEIKVLTDKLKEAETRAEFAERSVAKLEKTIDDLEDELYAQKLKYKAISEELDHALNDMTSI from the exons ATGGATGCCATTAAGAAGAAGATGCAGATGCTCAAGCTGGACAAGGAGAATGCCTTGGACAGAGCAGAGCAGGCTGAGGCCGATAAGAAGGGAGCAGAGGACAGAAGCAAGCAG CTCGAGGATGACCTGGTCGCCCTGCAGAAGAAGCTGAAAGGCACTGAGGATGAGTTGGACAAATACTCAGAGGCCCTGAAGGATGCTCAGGAAAAACTGGAACTTGCCGAGAAGAAAGCTACCGAT GCTGAGGGCGATGTGGCTTCCCTGAACAGACGTATCCAGCTGGTTGAGGAGGAATTGGATCGCGCTCAGGAGCGTCTGGCCACTGCTCTGCAGAAGCTGGAGGAGGCTGAGAAGGCTGCTGATGAGAGTGAGAG AGGCATGAAGGTCATTGAGAATAGGGCCCTGAAGGATGAAGAGAAGATGGAGCTGCAGGAGATCCAGTTGAAGGAGGCCAAGCACATTGCTGAGGAGGCTGATCGCAAGTATGAGGAg GTGGCCCGTAAGCTGGTGATTGTTGAGGGTGAGCTGGAGCGTACAGAGGAGCGTGCTGAGCTCAATGAGAG TAAGTGCTCTGAGCTGGAGGAGGAGCTGAAAACTGTGACCAACAACATGAAGTCTCTGGAGGCCCAGGCTgagaag TACTCCCAGAAGGAGGACAAGTATGAGGAGGAGATCAAGGTCCTGACTGACAAACTGAAGGAG GCTGAGACTCGTGCTGAGTTTGCTGAGAGATCAGTCGCCAAGCTTGAGAAGACCATTGATGATCTGGAGG ATGAGTTGTATGCCCAGAAACTCAAGTACAAAGCCATCAGCGAGGAGCTGGACCACGCTCTCAACGACATGACCTCCAT CTAA
- the tpma gene encoding tropomyosin alpha-1 chain isoform X2, producing MDAIKKKMQMLKLDKENALDRAEQAEADKKGAEDRSKQLEDDLVALQKKLKGTEDELDKYSEALKDAQEKLELAEKKATDAEGDVASLNRRIQLVEEELDRAQERLATALQKLEEAEKAADESERGMKVIENRALKDEEKMELQEIQLKEAKHIAEEADRKYEEVARKLVIVEGELERTEERAELNESKCSELEEELKTVTNNMKSLEAQAEKYSQKEDKYEEEIKVLTDKLKEAETRAEFAERSVAKLEKTIDDLEEHLYQQLQKKCVLSHELILVLNDF from the exons ATGGATGCCATTAAGAAGAAGATGCAGATGCTCAAGCTGGACAAGGAGAATGCCTTGGACAGAGCAGAGCAGGCTGAGGCCGATAAGAAGGGAGCAGAGGACAGAAGCAAGCAG CTCGAGGATGACCTGGTCGCCCTGCAGAAGAAGCTGAAAGGCACTGAGGATGAGTTGGACAAATACTCAGAGGCCCTGAAGGATGCTCAGGAAAAACTGGAACTTGCCGAGAAGAAAGCTACCGAT GCTGAGGGCGATGTGGCTTCCCTGAACAGACGTATCCAGCTGGTTGAGGAGGAATTGGATCGCGCTCAGGAGCGTCTGGCCACTGCTCTGCAGAAGCTGGAGGAGGCTGAGAAGGCTGCTGATGAGAGTGAGAG AGGCATGAAGGTCATTGAGAATAGGGCCCTGAAGGATGAAGAGAAGATGGAGCTGCAGGAGATCCAGTTGAAGGAGGCCAAGCACATTGCTGAGGAGGCTGATCGCAAGTATGAGGAg GTGGCCCGTAAGCTGGTGATTGTTGAGGGTGAGCTGGAGCGTACAGAGGAGCGTGCTGAGCTCAATGAGAG TAAGTGCTCTGAGCTGGAGGAGGAGCTGAAAACTGTGACCAACAACATGAAGTCTCTGGAGGCCCAGGCTgagaag TACTCCCAGAAGGAGGACAAGTATGAGGAGGAGATCAAGGTCCTGACTGACAAACTGAAGGAG GCTGAGACTCGTGCTGAGTTTGCTGAGAGATCAGTCGCCAAGCTTGAGAAGACCATTGATGATCTGGAGG AACACCTCTATCAGCAGCTCCAGAAAAAATGCGTGCTTTCACATGAACTCATTTTAGTACTGAATGATTTCTAA